One window from the genome of Crassostrea angulata isolate pt1a10 chromosome 2, ASM2561291v2, whole genome shotgun sequence encodes:
- the LOC128170367 gene encoding uncharacterized protein LOC128170367 isoform X1 codes for MSYNTPPSNTPDRLSVRLEKFDGKTSAVQWWVKFMALVNLQGLMEQKAILYLPFFFLGTAETWFNALDTMVKSSLTAIHTAFINRFKPVSHHAFDLLKFIQGENESVEEFIQRVSEKATDLKVDSQKLMGRLMGGFKQNIRKDLIRHNPTTMEDLRTQALLAELAQSLEPDTNAIQSATNASLCTAVKSLEDRIQNMETTNMNMVNMVNSQSFHNNRPRPNQRQYRQNPRYQQPQPPQYQAQFPPTQYQPMTQYHQPAPFQAMQSNQPQQPAQYQQMPRPIPNGQQQTRQSSGKCQRCGESCDSFYNCRARNQICLNCNRPNHLWMCCRRLTNDLKTGKVTQTDIQNWLKQTNSA; via the coding sequence ATGTCCTACAACACGCCACCATCAAACACTCCGGACCGGTTAAGTGTGCGACTCGAGAAGTTCGATGGGAAGACCTCTGCGGTACAATGGTGGGTTAAATTTATGGCTCTTGTTAACCTCCAAGGACTGATGGAGCAGAAAGCCATCCTATACCTCCCCTTTTTCTTCCTTGGAACTGCGGAAACATGGTTCAACGCACTAGATACCATGGTGAAATCATCATTAACAGCCATACACACAGCCTTCATTAACCGATTCAAACCTGTGTCACATCATGCGTTCGATCTTTTGAAATTCATACAAGGAGAAAACGAATCTGTGGAAGAGTTCATCCAACGTGTATCGGAAAAAGCAACAGATTTGAAAGTTGATTCACAAAAATTAATGGGAAGACTCATGGGCGGATTCAAGCAAAACATCCGGAAAGATCTTATTCGCCACAACCCAACAACAATGGAGGACCTCCGTACTCAGGCTCTGTTAGCAGAGCTTGCACAGAGTCTGGAACCGGACACCAATGCCATCCAGAGTGCCACCAACGCATCGCTGTGCACGGCAGTAAAGTCCCTTGAAGATAGGATACAGAATATGGAAACAACCAATATGAACATGGTGAATATGGTGAACAGTCAAAGTTTCCATAACAACAGACCTAGGCCCAATCAGAGACAATACCGTCAAAACCCTAGGTACCAGCAGCCGCAGCCACCTCAGTATCAGGCACAGTTTCCACCTACGCAATATCAGCCGATGACCCAGTATCACCAACCCGCCCCGTTTCAAGCGATGCAGTCGAATCAGCCACAGCAGCCGGCCCAGTACCAGCAGATGCCCCGACCCATACCCAATGGTCAGCAGCAGACGCGGCAGTCCTCGGGCAAATGTCAAAGATGTGGTGAGTCTTGTGATTCTTTTTACAATTGTAGAGCCAGAAaccaaatttgtttaaattgtaaCAGACCAAACCACTTATGGATGTGCTGTCGTAGGTTAACTAATGATTTGAAAACGGGTAAAGTCACTCAGACTGATATTCAAAATTGGTTAAAGCAAACAAATTCAGCATAG
- the LOC128170367 gene encoding uncharacterized protein LOC128170367 isoform X2, whose product MSYNTPPSNTPDRLSVRLEKFDGKTSAVQWWVKFMALVNLQGLMEQKAILYLPFFFLGTAETWFNALDTMVKSSLTAIHTAFINRFKPVSHHAFDLLKFIQGENESVEEFIQRVSEKATDLKVDSQKLMGRLMGGFKQNIRKDLIRHNPTTMEDLRTQALLAELAQSLEPDTNAIQSATNASLCTAVKSLEDRIQNMETTNMNMVNMVNSQSFHNNRPRPNQRQYRQNPRYQQPQPPQYQAQFPPTQYQPMTQYHQPAPFQAMQSNQPQQPAQYQQMPRPIPNGQQQTRQSSGKCQRCENLENTHFWH is encoded by the exons ATGTCCTACAACACGCCACCATCAAACACTCCGGACCGGTTAAGTGTGCGACTCGAGAAGTTCGATGGGAAGACCTCTGCGGTACAATGGTGGGTTAAATTTATGGCTCTTGTTAACCTCCAAGGACTGATGGAGCAGAAAGCCATCCTATACCTCCCCTTTTTCTTCCTTGGAACTGCGGAAACATGGTTCAACGCACTAGATACCATGGTGAAATCATCATTAACAGCCATACACACAGCCTTCATTAACCGATTCAAACCTGTGTCACATCATGCGTTCGATCTTTTGAAATTCATACAAGGAGAAAACGAATCTGTGGAAGAGTTCATCCAACGTGTATCGGAAAAAGCAACAGATTTGAAAGTTGATTCACAAAAATTAATGGGAAGACTCATGGGCGGATTCAAGCAAAACATCCGGAAAGATCTTATTCGCCACAACCCAACAACAATGGAGGACCTCCGTACTCAGGCTCTGTTAGCAGAGCTTGCACAGAGTCTGGAACCGGACACCAATGCCATCCAGAGTGCCACCAACGCATCGCTGTGCACGGCAGTAAAGTCCCTTGAAGATAGGATACAGAATATGGAAACAACCAATATGAACATGGTGAATATGGTGAACAGTCAAAGTTTCCATAACAACAGACCTAGGCCCAATCAGAGACAATACCGTCAAAACCCTAGGTACCAGCAGCCGCAGCCACCTCAGTATCAGGCACAGTTTCCACCTACGCAATATCAGCCGATGACCCAGTATCACCAACCCGCCCCGTTTCAAGCGATGCAGTCGAATCAGCCACAGCAGCCGGCCCAGTACCAGCAGATGCCCCGACCCATACCCAATGGTCAGCAGCAGACGCGGCAGTCCTCGGGCAAATGTCAAAGATGTG AAAATCTAGAAAACACACATTTTTGGCACTAG